One segment of Ficedula albicollis isolate OC2 chromosome 2, FicAlb1.5, whole genome shotgun sequence DNA contains the following:
- the C2H7orf25 gene encoding UPF0415 protein C7orf25 homolog → MSVQSLLCERIAVAKDLIKRAEALSKSQKRRIEGGAKLCGKLKAELNFLHKVEAGKVAIKESHLQSTNLTHLQAIIQSAENLEDVVSVLHVFAYEDRFGDKQTLVVDVVANGGHTWVKAIGRKAEALHNIWLGRGQYGDKSVIEQAEDFLQASRQQPVEYSNPHIIFAFYNSVSSPMAERLKEMGISVRGDVVAVNSLVEPSAENEHLNSESDEEGPELLQVTRVDRDNLVASIAFPTQIKVNVCNRVNLDITTLITYVSALSYGGCYFVFKEKVLTEQAAQERRERVLPQLKEFMEGKELFACESAVRDFQSILETLGGPGEKERAALLVKRINVVPDQPSDRALGLVASSKINSRSLAIFGTGDTLKAITMTANSGFVRAAANQGVRFSVFVHQPRALTESKESFATPLPKRCPSDNGV, encoded by the coding sequence ATGTCTGTGCAGTCGCTGCTTTGTGAAAGAATTGCTGTTGCCAAAGACTTGATTAAGAGAGCAGAAGCCCTTTCCAAGTCCCAGAAGAGGAGAATAGAAGGTGGGGCAAAGCTATGTGGGAAACTGAAGGCTGAGCTGAATTTCTTACACAAGGTAGAGGCAGGGAAAGTGGCCATTAAAGAATCCCATCTGCAGAGTACGAACCTTACCCACCTCCAGGCCATTATTCAGTCAGCAGAGAACCTGGAGGATGTTGTCAGCGTGCTCCATGTCTTTGCTTACGAGGACAGGTTTGGAGACAAACAGACGCTGGTGGTGGATGTCGTCGCAAATGGAGGTCACACGTGGGTGAAGGCCATCGGTCGTAAAGCTGAGGCCCTGCATAACATCTGGCTGGGAAGAGGCCAGTATGGTGACAAAAGTGTCATTGAGCAGGCAGAGGACTTCCTGCAAGCGAGCCGCCAGCAGCCAGTGGAGTACAGCAATCCCCACATCATCTTTGCATTCTACAACAGCGTGTCCAGCCCTATGGCAGAAAGACTCAAGGAAATGGGAATATCTGTGAGAGGAGATGTTGTGGCTGTGAACTCACTGGTAGAACCATCTGCAGAAAACGAGCATCTTAACAGTGAATCAGATGAAGAAGGCCCTGAACTCCTGCAGGTGACGAGAGTAGACCGGGACAATTTAGTGGCCAGCATTGCTTTCCCTACCCAGATCAAAGTAAACGTCTGCAACAGAGTTAATTTGGACATCACTACCTTAATAACCTACGTCTCTGCGCTGAGCTATGGTGGCTGCTACTTCGTCTTCAAAGAAAAAGTGCTGACAGAGCAAGCAGCCCaagaaagaagggagagagTCCTGCCTCAGCTGAAGGAGTTCATGGAGGGAAAAGAGCTATTTGCCTGTGAATCTGCTGTCAGAGATTTTCAGTCCATCTTGGAAACGCTGGGAGGACCTGGGGAGAAAGAGCGAGCTGCATTGCTTGTTAAAAGAATTAACGTGGTGCCAGATCAGCCCTCTGACCGTGCCTTAGGACTAGTGGCTAGTTCAAAGATCAACAGCCGCTCTCTAGCCATTTTTGGGACAGGAGACACTTTAAAAGCCATCACCATGACTGCAAATAGTGGGTTTGTGAGGGCAGCGGCAAACCAAGGTGTCAGGTTCAGTGTTTTTGTCCATCAGCCACGAGCAttgacagaaagcaaagaatCTTTTGCCACACCTCTACCAAAGCGCTGCCCATCTGATAATGGAGTATAA